In Cicer arietinum cultivar CDC Frontier isolate Library 1 chromosome 7, Cicar.CDCFrontier_v2.0, whole genome shotgun sequence, the genomic window CGTTGGAGAAAACATGAGAAGGAGAATATCAATATCACATAATATTGATAATTCCTTTGCTTTCTTTAAGATTCCACTTTTCCGCTTCGAATAAGTCACATGGCGGTTGCTTGTGCTCTCCAATTTCTTTATCTTTAGTTTAACTCTACCCAtcctaaaaatttaaaaatcatcatGAACAGATATTTTTAGTCCAATATTTTAATTAGAGACGATTGAACAAAAAAGGGAAATTCAAATTGCAGTGAAGTAGAAAACGAACCTTGTTGAGATAATGAAGAGCAATGTAATGTATAGTGTAGAAAAGAATTAATTGAGAGAAGTTATGAAGCAATGTTGATTTGGTTGAGGGAAAAGACGGAAAGTTGAAACAGAGaggaaaagagaaaagagatatGTAAGAGGAAATAAATTGTTGTAGGACGATGGGTATAGCTGTGATTTCGGTGGATAAAGTTTGGGGAACCAACCAAgctaaatatttgaaaatggaCGGTGAGATTTCTCTAAAATATCAATTGTAATATGGAAGCGtaaacaacaaacaaacaaacacctTATCTACCAACAAACACAATCCAGGTAGTGTTTTAGCTTTTGCATGCCACGTTTTGTTCTATACCCTCGTGGCCTTGTCCAAAACGCGACACCTTTTTGCTTTCCGAAACAGATTCACGTGGTCTCACCTTTGTttcattctttctttttttgacTTTTGTGCATTGAAAAAACTTcattattgtcatttttataaACAAGATGCTTGTGAGTGACAGTAaccatattttaaattatttataggaATAGAAATTACATATTAGTAAGACTTTGAAAAATGACATTAAAATCAACTGAAGGGTAACCTTAGACACCAGTTAAAAATGATATGAATATTGTATCCCAAAATAAACTACGATTTCTAATAACGGCTACATAAAGGCTCAAGACTGGAAATGTGAAATATCTTATCTTACATTAAATGCTCTAGAATTGTTTATATGAACATAACTACCCATTAAGGAGATTCAggtgatttaatttcattttttgttggCGGGCcattatatatgtatgtaaGAATGATAATAACTCATGACGATGCTAGAGCATAGGAGTTTACAGGTTAAAAAAGTTCTtgcaaataattatattttttaaggatTCGGAGTTTTGAGAGCTGAAAGACCAGATTGCAGATAGATATTGAGCAAAGGCTCTAAAGTCATGCCATATAACTTGCAGAACTCCTGTTTGAATTGGTCTACTAGATAATCCCATTACTTAGCTTCAAATAAGACATGTAAATTATGCAAAAGAAAATTGCAAATATTTCAGTGTTGAAATAGTAGCGAACAAAGATAGACGACGCAATATGAAGCAGAAAGTCTACCAAAGAAGAAGAGTTTCAAAATGCTCTGTCCGACCAATGTCATATTGAATGTTGATAGACttcattgtaatttatttaataaatataaaaaaattaatatatactacaaaattatttaagatatatttaattattttttaattaaaataaccaaaattattatttttaaagaaagattaaaattataattaaattaaattattcttttggATCTGTTTGCTAAAAAATATCTATCTATTcgaatattgattttttttttaataaagtgattattttatgaaaaaagacAAACACTTCATAAGTGTCagtttgttatatattttaaaaaataattttgatacaatgtaaaaattattaaaaaaaaaattattttgtgttaGCGTGTCACagtaaaactcaattttaaaaaaatcagtcataaataataacttatttggagatatttaagatattttttagattattttatgatttaccaaattgataaaaatatttaaaataattaattttttgatttcaaaattttaaaaataataatgagaaaaattaaattattttaagaatttaagGATTATAATTAATTTCCAGTATAATTGTTTTACAtcagttaaattattttaaaaagaaagatTTTTTAAAGGGACAGTAAGTATAAtctattaaaaaacataaaacataaagATATTTGGTCTCTAATAAAAGGATAAGTGGAGGAAGCGCCCGCGGCAAATGAGTGGTGGTTATTCTGCCGCTGCTGGCAGTGGCAGACAAGAAAGGAGGAGACGAAGAAACTCAACCTCACCGTTGAAGGATCGTACCAAAACCACTTCATCCAACTTGtcgtcttcttcttcatccaaaCTAAGCTCATCATCCTCTGCCACTCTCCTCGACGATGACCCAACCGTTCTCCTCTTTGACGAataccctaaccctaaccctaacccccGAAGCTTCCCACACAGTGTTAAACAGAAATGCTGGGAAAAAGCTGAGAAGGTCAAAGGACGAGACCCCGATCGATGGCGCAGAGACCCCCTCGGTAACCTTATGTTTCGTAAACTCGTAGGTTGCCCTGGTTGTCTCTGTCATGACTACGATCACATTCTCCCTTACTCCAAGGTTTTTCCTTTTTTTCCACCTTCAAGCAAATTATCAACACATACACATTTCTTGCATTCTTTATATTGGTTtcctttttttactttattcGTTTGGGTGTCTTTATGAAATTCAGGGGGGCAAAAGCACGCTGGAAAACTGTCAAGTGTTACAGGTGAGGTTTCCCAGTTTCTCTATGTTTCTATTTGAGGAAAAAGAACACGGAAGGGGGTGTATAGTGTAATATGTTGTATTGTATAATGTGCTATTGCTGAGtgcctttttaaaaaaaaaaaaaatcaacatgtGATTCTTTAAATCCAAATATACTCCAACTAAACCTTATCTTGCTAAGGCTGCTATACTATAAAGATACTGGATAATATgaaattagaaataattttttgcaaaGTATGGAAAATGCTGGCACTCGTTAAGAATCAAAATGCAGATATGTTGAGGTTGTATTAGTAACGATGACATATTATTAAGCTGGTTCCCCTAAAAGTGAAACCTTTGATATTGGACACAAGCTGTTGAGCTTATGGAGTTAGGTATAGAGAGAGCAAAAGGAATGCTATGATCAATAGCATATATTGATATTGATGTGAATGATATGTCAGATATTAATACAAAAGACAAAGTACCAATCCTTATTTATACTTATACTAGATTCTTCTTAATCCTTACCAAATAAGAAAATATGGAAGCTAATTCTAAAAGATAATTATATGCTCTTCTAACAAGCATGTGTATAACTCTAATCATTGGACATCTCTTTGTTTCTTTCATTACACTATTCTGTGGCTTTCAAACTTTTTAGGGATGAGTTTTCCGTTCATTAATACTAATGTCATTAGATGCTGACATGATTTCCTTCTTCTATTTGAGTTTTTCATGTCTGCTTTCATGTAGTTATGTTTTGCTACTAAAGTTCACTCCTAGTTCCAGCGTGGTTTAGATGCAAGTGACAATATTATGTTTACCAGCTCTAGCTAATTTTCTAACCATAAGTAATGCCATTTAATCtgctgtatttgattttctatgcATTCATTTGATAAAAGTTCTATACATAATTTTCCAGGCAACAGTCAATCGATCAAAGGGTAATCGAACAGATATCTCCAAAGCTGATCTTATCCAGAAGAGTTCTTATTGCAGAGTTTCAGGTACGACTATAATTACCATATTAACTATCTGCAGTAATTGGAATCTTAC contains:
- the LOC101503008 gene encoding uncharacterized protein; translation: MSGGYSAAAGSGRQERRRRRNSTSPLKDRTKTTSSNLSSSSSSKLSSSSSATLLDDDPTVLLFDEYPNPNPNPRSFPHSVKQKCWEKAEKVKGRDPDRWRRDPLGNLMFRKLVGCPGCLCHDYDHILPYSKGGKSTLENCQVLQATVNRSKGNRTDISKADLIQKSSYCRVSDRDMDLLELSAFGNVRRGPDTGGCRIQ